One part of the Treponema sp. OMZ 787 genome encodes these proteins:
- a CDS encoding SLBB domain-containing protein: MTEFLRFKRGKELLEYPKLPAAFEGNAFLPQRAFIPIAFDSKKQPETLVMRGETVKEGQIIARTEEPFSVGIFSSIPGILYDFVDFTLPDGSLIHTAAIKLEGSFDILGRPLPDYPWRTSSYSEIIRAIGYSGILNTVNISAVPLIYQIRNALKKGETDIYINLFDKDPSSGLDSILFDNFFEETAEGIGILAKILNAASVTCIHKFNKKELYKLEKISETCEPFCKVKFINASNDYPFVQNKYFENKENPFLVDIPTAIYTYEVVRTNNPITSVYVLVTGKAINEPKVLKVKIGTPIGSLIEECGGFKTMPAKIILNGLIGGLSADSLDIPVTSTLKSIHVPGKDSIKKHSIEACINCGLCFSSCPLYLEPKKIVRAIEAEDLNEDILKQIKICSGCGCCSACCPSRIPLCSIILEMSKKIKKGSFL, from the coding sequence ATGACGGAATTTTTAAGATTTAAACGCGGTAAAGAGCTTTTAGAATATCCTAAACTTCCGGCCGCGTTTGAAGGGAATGCCTTTTTACCCCAACGAGCCTTTATACCTATAGCTTTTGATTCTAAAAAGCAGCCGGAAACCCTTGTCATGCGGGGAGAAACCGTAAAGGAAGGTCAAATTATTGCAAGGACTGAAGAGCCTTTTTCTGTAGGCATATTTTCTTCTATTCCGGGAATTTTGTATGATTTTGTCGACTTTACCCTTCCTGATGGAAGTCTTATTCATACTGCCGCAATAAAACTTGAAGGCTCTTTTGATATTCTGGGCCGTCCCTTGCCTGATTATCCTTGGAGAACTTCTTCTTACTCCGAAATTATCAGGGCAATAGGTTATTCCGGGATCTTAAACACTGTAAATATTTCGGCCGTACCCCTTATTTATCAAATAAGAAATGCCTTAAAAAAAGGAGAGACGGATATTTATATCAACCTATTCGATAAAGATCCTTCTTCCGGTCTTGATTCGATCTTGTTCGATAACTTTTTTGAAGAAACGGCAGAGGGAATAGGGATACTGGCTAAAATCTTAAATGCGGCATCTGTAACCTGTATTCATAAATTTAATAAAAAAGAGCTTTACAAGTTAGAAAAAATTTCGGAAACTTGCGAGCCTTTTTGTAAGGTAAAATTTATAAATGCCTCAAATGATTATCCGTTTGTTCAAAATAAATATTTTGAAAATAAGGAAAATCCTTTTTTGGTAGATATTCCTACAGCTATCTATACATATGAGGTTGTAAGAACAAATAATCCTATTACCTCAGTTTATGTTCTTGTAACAGGAAAGGCTATAAATGAGCCTAAGGTCTTAAAAGTTAAGATAGGTACCCCCATCGGAAGCCTTATAGAAGAATGCGGCGGTTTTAAGACGATGCCTGCAAAAATTATCTTGAACGGACTGATCGGCGGTTTGTCGGCGGACAGCTTGGATATTCCAGTAACAAGTACCCTAAAATCTATCCATGTCCCGGGCAAGGACAGTATAAAAAAACATTCTATCGAGGCATGTATAAATTGCGGTTTATGTTTTAGTTCCTGTCCTCTTTATTTGGAGCCTAAAAAAATAGTCAGAGCGATTGAAGCCGAAGACTTAAACGAGGATATTTTAAAGCAAATAAAGATTTGCAGCGGCTGCGGCTGTTGTTCCGCCTGCTGCCCGTCCCGTATTCCATTATGCTCCATTATTTTAGAGATGTCAAAAAAAATTAAAAAAGGAAGTTTTCTATGA
- the lgt gene encoding prolipoprotein diacylglyceryl transferase codes for MLLAIQYPSWLHPEIIPGLPFLRWYGLMYLVAFGIAYFLFSYQVKQGEFERYSGCQKAMTQDDIADLFIWGIFGLILGARIFGTLVYNPETYLKAPWLIFWPFARDGAGKLVFVGLQGMSYHGGFIGGFLGTVLWTKKYKFKFAAVADIMAVSIPLGYTFGRLGNFANGELYGRITTSKIGMIFPQAPISDRFYLAEGWVRNFAEQAGIAVQEGASMINLPRHPSQLYEAFFEGIVLWLILWIIRKKKPFDGFLVCVYTLGYGFFRFFIEYFRQPDANKGYPISFGDGAANIYVYESWKNISTGQILCSLMILGSLAAMLLLYLQNKNSKEKKRKKDG; via the coding sequence ATGCTTTTAGCTATACAATATCCTTCGTGGCTTCATCCCGAAATTATTCCGGGACTGCCTTTTTTGAGATGGTACGGTCTTATGTATCTTGTTGCCTTTGGAATTGCCTATTTTTTATTTTCTTATCAGGTAAAACAAGGTGAATTTGAAAGATATTCCGGTTGTCAAAAGGCTATGACACAAGATGACATTGCCGATCTTTTTATCTGGGGAATCTTTGGACTAATTTTGGGTGCCAGGATTTTCGGAACACTGGTCTACAATCCTGAAACCTATCTAAAAGCCCCTTGGTTGATTTTTTGGCCATTTGCAAGGGATGGAGCCGGAAAGCTGGTCTTTGTAGGTCTTCAAGGTATGTCATATCATGGCGGTTTTATAGGCGGTTTTTTAGGAACCGTTCTTTGGACAAAAAAATATAAATTTAAATTTGCGGCAGTTGCAGATATTATGGCTGTTTCAATTCCTCTAGGTTACACATTCGGACGTCTTGGCAATTTTGCAAACGGAGAGCTTTACGGCCGCATAACTACTAGCAAAATAGGCATGATTTTTCCTCAAGCTCCTATTTCGGACCGGTTTTATTTGGCCGAAGGCTGGGTAAGGAATTTTGCGGAACAAGCCGGTATTGCTGTGCAAGAGGGGGCTTCGATGATAAATCTGCCACGCCATCCAAGCCAGCTCTATGAAGCATTTTTTGAAGGAATTGTACTTTGGCTTATCTTGTGGATTATCCGCAAAAAAAAGCCCTTTGACGGTTTTCTTGTTTGTGTTTATACATTGGGCTACGGCTTTTTTAGATTTTTTATCGAATATTTCCGCCAGCCGGATGCCAACAAGGGCTATCCAATATCGTTTGGAGATGGAGCTGCAAATATTTATGTTTACGAATCTTGGAAAAATATATCTACAGGGCAGATACTATGCAGCTTGATGATTTTGGGGTCTCTTGCTGCGATGCTCCTTCTGTATTTGCAGAACAAAAATTCCAAAGAGAAAAAAAGGAAAAAAGATGGATAA
- a CDS encoding P-loop NTPase, with the protein MQIIPIASGKGGVGKSLIAANLAIALGQAGKKVVLADLDLGASNLHLVLGIQGRRNGIGTFLTKAAEFKDIIIETEYENVRFIPGDSEIPGFAALKIYQRNSLVKELLKLEADFLVLDLGAGTHLGILDFFLLSPKGIIITSPSVTSTLDAYVFLKNIVFRMMCSSFPAKSKGGMFFEKLKNDVPGMQRLYIPTITQELMTIDPDNTKKFLSKFSHFKPRIIMNMMDDPKDAEKAMKIRRSAKQYLNIDLEHLGVIYTDAVQDKALSSRLPVIRYKPQSMISQAIYRIADKLIQYEAENYTVEEFQEFSDYSFMSAEAEAETDFKSKMEYLDDLIGGEVLSSGEMSEIIKSQQFEINVLRNENLLLKTKIAKALKQGFKV; encoded by the coding sequence ATGCAAATAATTCCTATAGCCAGCGGAAAGGGCGGTGTCGGTAAGAGCCTTATAGCTGCAAATCTGGCAATTGCTTTGGGACAGGCCGGTAAGAAGGTCGTACTGGCCGATCTTGATTTGGGAGCTTCAAACCTCCACTTAGTTTTAGGTATCCAAGGACGAAGAAACGGCATAGGTACTTTTTTAACGAAAGCTGCCGAATTTAAAGATATAATAATCGAAACAGAGTATGAAAATGTAAGGTTCATCCCCGGCGATTCCGAAATTCCCGGATTTGCAGCCTTAAAAATATATCAGCGCAACTCTTTGGTAAAAGAATTGTTAAAACTTGAGGCCGATTTTTTGGTATTGGACTTAGGGGCCGGAACGCATCTGGGTATTCTCGACTTTTTTTTACTTTCGCCCAAAGGAATTATCATAACTTCTCCATCAGTAACTTCAACCCTTGATGCCTATGTTTTTTTAAAGAATATAGTGTTCAGGATGATGTGTTCATCATTTCCTGCTAAGTCGAAGGGCGGAATGTTTTTTGAAAAACTAAAAAATGATGTTCCGGGAATGCAGCGTCTTTATATTCCGACAATAACCCAAGAGTTAATGACTATTGACCCTGACAATACAAAAAAGTTTTTAAGCAAATTTTCTCACTTTAAGCCCCGCATTATAATGAACATGATGGATGATCCCAAGGATGCGGAAAAGGCCATGAAGATACGCCGCTCTGCAAAGCAATATTTGAATATTGACCTTGAACATCTCGGGGTAATATACACGGATGCCGTGCAGGATAAGGCTCTTTCTTCAAGGCTTCCCGTAATCAGGTATAAACCTCAATCTATGATATCTCAGGCTATCTACCGCATAGCCGATAAACTTATTCAATATGAAGCCGAAAATTATACGGTAGAAGAATTTCAGGAATTTTCCGATTATTCTTTTATGTCGGCAGAAGCCGAGGCTGAAACCGATTTTAAGTCAAAGATGGAATATTTGGACGATTTGATCGGAGGGGAGGTCTTATCGTCGGGTGAAATGAGTGAAATTATAAAATCTCAGCAGTTTGAGATAAATGTTCTTAGGAATGAAAATTTATTGTTAAAAACAAAAATAGCAAAGGCTCTTAAGCAGGGCTTTAAAGTATAG
- a CDS encoding FapA family protein, protein MENKSWTLKKNNSGKWFLTFGSLLDTKNCPSADAIYLEAKRNGIKSASLVSKKTIEDYLKKHTGSGIEPIPLALELDPNFDARITANTDKTEAYLYVRKAADSANEVDMSTISRLLQRSNIANIDNAKVKEGLSNFINSSEMEFSMLIAEGAPPKRGPDKKLITHFEQIPDHEVQRLADRLKRPDLRTANVENPTTDQDYPLSEAETLTVVTKGDLLYEVEDAGLGEAGVDVYGQTIPGLPGNDPFFLDLRNIVQNHSELRAGVTGLLLIANTERGLKIRIVPYRDAKVRAVISRDKMEASLILQSGLGAGERLSVIGVKTALNEVNLLDSISEARINEIIDSARKANDECEFVILSGTPPIAPESYKLEWAVNFSEDLSIATVEKDALILTARLLPKGEKGKNVFGEPIDPKSAEPTDLPANDETIKVTEEKHIIKFFAAESGELSLFNNALSISSLKTIQSDIDTKFGDISFPGNLIITGDIKDDVKVKSKGKLTITGTVEKALIYSEDSLTLNGGINGKGRGTVWAKNQTNLQYAENARVFSGGDISISSYCFKCLVKTNGTVHLTGSPGVLLGGSIHAAKGVAVHDLGAEKTIRTIISFGQDYLIKDEIEVREKEIEDNNAELARIEKELQKNPSNIDALRQKKVKLLKRNSALTVRIFNLKENFEFHIPSKITVTGSAYPGVVLESHGRYFEVMETHHNVFFEFDEKTGQIICSPIKEVELEQ, encoded by the coding sequence ATGGAAAATAAGTCGTGGACATTAAAGAAAAATAACAGCGGAAAATGGTTTTTAACATTCGGCTCTTTGCTTGATACCAAAAATTGTCCTTCAGCCGATGCTATTTATCTTGAGGCAAAAAGAAACGGCATCAAAAGTGCATCCCTTGTAAGCAAAAAAACTATTGAAGACTATTTAAAAAAACATACTGGGTCAGGTATAGAACCGATTCCGTTGGCTTTGGAACTTGATCCGAACTTTGATGCTAGAATTACGGCAAACACCGATAAAACTGAGGCCTACCTCTATGTAAGAAAAGCTGCCGACTCTGCTAACGAAGTCGATATGTCTACAATCAGCAGGCTTCTGCAAAGAAGTAATATTGCAAATATAGATAATGCAAAAGTAAAAGAAGGGTTAAGTAATTTTATAAATTCTTCCGAGATGGAATTTTCCATGCTGATTGCTGAAGGAGCACCTCCTAAAAGGGGCCCGGACAAAAAACTTATTACCCATTTTGAGCAGATTCCCGACCATGAGGTGCAGCGTTTGGCAGACCGTTTAAAAAGGCCCGATTTACGCACTGCAAATGTTGAAAATCCTACAACCGACCAAGACTACCCGCTTTCCGAGGCTGAAACTCTTACAGTTGTAACAAAGGGTGATTTGCTTTACGAGGTTGAAGATGCAGGCTTGGGAGAAGCCGGTGTAGATGTATACGGTCAAACAATTCCCGGCCTTCCCGGCAATGATCCTTTTTTCTTGGATTTACGAAACATAGTACAAAACCATTCCGAGTTGCGTGCGGGAGTTACCGGTCTTCTCTTAATTGCAAATACAGAACGCGGTTTGAAAATCCGTATAGTTCCATACAGGGATGCTAAGGTAAGGGCCGTAATCAGCCGCGATAAAATGGAAGCCTCTCTTATTTTGCAGTCAGGCTTAGGTGCCGGTGAGAGACTTTCGGTTATCGGCGTAAAAACGGCATTAAACGAGGTTAATCTTTTAGATTCTATTTCGGAAGCAAGGATAAACGAAATTATAGATTCTGCACGAAAGGCAAACGATGAGTGCGAGTTTGTAATATTGAGCGGAACACCTCCAATTGCACCCGAATCATATAAACTTGAATGGGCCGTAAATTTTAGTGAGGATCTAAGTATCGCAACTGTTGAAAAAGATGCTCTCATCTTGACAGCCCGCCTTTTACCTAAGGGAGAAAAGGGCAAAAATGTTTTTGGCGAACCCATTGATCCAAAAAGTGCCGAACCCACAGATCTTCCGGCCAATGACGAAACTATAAAGGTTACCGAAGAAAAGCATATTATCAAATTTTTTGCTGCAGAGTCAGGCGAGCTTTCTTTATTCAATAATGCTCTTTCAATATCTTCGCTTAAAACTATTCAAAGCGATATAGACACCAAATTCGGCGATATAAGTTTTCCAGGTAACCTGATTATTACCGGCGATATTAAAGATGATGTAAAGGTAAAATCAAAGGGAAAATTGACAATTACCGGCACTGTAGAAAAGGCCCTCATCTATTCGGAGGATTCCCTTACCTTAAACGGAGGTATAAACGGAAAGGGCAGGGGAACTGTGTGGGCTAAGAATCAGACCAATCTCCAATATGCAGAAAATGCCAGAGTTTTTTCAGGCGGAGATATAAGCATATCCTCTTACTGTTTTAAGTGCTTGGTCAAAACAAACGGTACGGTACATTTGACCGGAAGTCCGGGTGTCTTGCTAGGCGGAAGCATTCATGCTGCAAAGGGAGTTGCGGTACATGACTTGGGTGCCGAAAAAACAATAAGGACAATTATCTCGTTCGGACAGGATTATTTGATAAAGGACGAAATCGAGGTACGAGAAAAAGAAATAGAAGATAATAATGCCGAGCTTGCAAGAATCGAAAAAGAGTTACAAAAAAATCCTTCGAATATTGATGCTCTGCGTCAAAAAAAGGTTAAGCTCTTAAAAAGAAACAGTGCTCTTACAGTCCGCATATTTAATCTAAAAGAAAATTTTGAATTTCACATTCCTTCAAAAATAACAGTTACAGGTTCGGCTTATCCGGGGGTTGTGCTTGAAAGTCACGGCCGTTATTTTGAAGTTATGGAAACTCATCATAATGTATTTTTTGAGTTCGATGAAAAAACCGGACAAATAATATGTTCGCCTATTAAAGAAGTTGAATTAGAACAATAA
- a CDS encoding NAD(+) synthase, which translates to MDKKKASNFCIEDLGFYRIAVSSPKISLADIDENLSIHLQEIKKADKDGVNLILFPQLSITGASLGSVFKQSLVIEKAFDAVRIIAEKTKQFAVLSVVGLPFLYKNRLYSCSAVIGSGKLIALVPHLPSEFLSPHFYDLEDEPCLISLCGENIPFGKDFKFIVNNEAYYNPGKVFSFSFDVSYSADLILSPLAEPSKPLGASAIRQGYKAVSSAQKSALAFANCGMGESVSDYIFAGECGIFENGKELKFIQCSKESPYLYSDIDVEILKMQKLNSKFSKKTDSGWEILIEKESSNTKKNLNYHVQKNPFLPDCDAVNKNFIYNNFFSELIFFQGSALARRLQFIGCSKCVVGISGGLDSSLALLASAYALKLLNIDFKNLYAVTMPGFGTTKKTKNNASALAEILGCTLLEIPIEKAMVQHFSDIGQDIGNHDIAYENAQARERTQILMDKANQIGGIMVGSGDLSEAALGWMTYGGDQMSMYEVNSAIPKTLLKDCILAFAENKIFFEDEKKNTAFVELLSNIINTPVSPELLPPKNGEIAQKTEDIIGPYELHDFFIYHAIGNGFSPKKVYFLALEAFKDGTYSEAEILKWLNMFYKRFFSQQFKRSCSPEGASVTGFSLSPRGSWLMPSEISAKIWLTELEFLLKIM; encoded by the coding sequence ATGGATAAAAAAAAGGCTTCTAACTTTTGTATTGAAGATCTTGGTTTTTACCGTATTGCGGTTTCTTCGCCTAAAATTTCTCTTGCGGACATAGATGAAAATTTAAGTATTCATCTTCAAGAAATAAAAAAAGCTGATAAAGATGGTGTAAACCTGATTCTTTTTCCGCAGCTTTCAATTACTGGGGCCTCATTAGGTTCCGTTTTTAAACAGTCTCTTGTAATTGAAAAAGCCTTTGATGCAGTAAGAATTATAGCCGAAAAGACTAAGCAATTTGCCGTCTTGTCCGTTGTAGGTCTTCCTTTTTTATATAAAAATAGACTTTATTCTTGCTCGGCAGTAATCGGGAGCGGAAAACTCATAGCCCTTGTTCCGCATCTTCCTTCGGAATTTCTAAGTCCGCATTTTTACGATTTGGAAGATGAGCCCTGCCTGATTTCTCTCTGCGGAGAGAATATTCCTTTTGGAAAAGATTTTAAATTTATTGTAAACAATGAGGCTTATTATAATCCAGGTAAGGTTTTTTCGTTTTCGTTTGATGTTTCTTATTCTGCAGATCTTATTTTATCCCCTCTTGCTGAACCTTCAAAACCTCTTGGTGCTTCTGCTATCAGGCAAGGCTATAAGGCCGTTTCATCTGCACAAAAATCGGCCCTTGCCTTTGCAAACTGCGGAATGGGGGAGTCTGTTTCGGATTATATTTTTGCAGGAGAGTGCGGTATATTTGAAAACGGAAAAGAACTAAAGTTTATTCAATGTTCAAAAGAATCGCCATATTTGTATTCAGACATCGATGTTGAAATTTTGAAAATGCAAAAATTGAATTCAAAGTTTTCAAAAAAGACTGATTCCGGTTGGGAAATTTTAATAGAAAAAGAAAGTTCGAATACTAAAAAAAACTTAAATTATCATGTACAAAAAAATCCTTTTTTACCTGACTGCGATGCCGTTAATAAAAATTTTATATATAATAACTTCTTTTCGGAGCTTATTTTTTTCCAAGGTTCAGCCCTTGCACGCAGGCTTCAGTTTATAGGCTGTTCAAAATGCGTTGTAGGTATTTCAGGCGGCTTGGATTCCTCTTTGGCCCTTCTTGCATCTGCCTATGCACTTAAACTTTTAAACATTGATTTTAAAAACCTCTATGCCGTTACCATGCCGGGTTTCGGCACAACCAAAAAAACAAAAAACAATGCTTCGGCACTGGCAGAAATTTTAGGCTGTACTCTTTTGGAAATTCCTATAGAAAAGGCTATGGTTCAGCATTTTTCGGATATAGGGCAGGATATAGGTAATCACGATATTGCTTATGAAAATGCCCAAGCCCGTGAAAGAACTCAAATTTTGATGGATAAGGCAAACCAAATCGGCGGAATTATGGTCGGCTCAGGAGATCTGTCTGAAGCTGCTCTGGGATGGATGACCTACGGAGGCGACCAGATGTCGATGTACGAGGTCAACTCTGCAATTCCAAAGACCCTGCTAAAAGACTGTATACTTGCCTTCGCCGAAAATAAGATTTTCTTTGAAGATGAAAAGAAAAATACCGCATTTGTTGAGCTTCTATCCAATATAATAAATACGCCTGTAAGCCCTGAGCTTCTTCCGCCTAAAAACGGAGAAATTGCTCAGAAAACCGAGGATATAATAGGCCCCTATGAACTTCACGATTTTTTTATTTATCATGCAATAGGGAACGGTTTTTCTCCTAAAAAGGTTTATTTTCTTGCCCTTGAAGCCTTTAAGGATGGAACATATTCCGAAGCCGAAATTTTAAAATGGCTGAATATGTTTTATAAGAGGTTTTTCTCGCAGCAATTTAAAAGATCATGCAGTCCCGAAGGGGCTTCCGTTACCGGTTTTTCTCTTTCACCGCGTGGGAGTTGGCTTATGCCGTCCGAAATATCGGCAAAAATATGGCTGACAGAGCTTGAATTTTTGCTTAAAATAATGTAA
- a CDS encoding alpha-amylase/4-alpha-glucanotransferase domain-containing protein: protein MEKNGKKKLEICFAVHADYNIIDEFSKEDYTQDYKDFFSNLYSSPSIPFTLAFNGRFLEWIQRKNTSFFDVIYEMHSRKQVEILGNPFYEPFVSMIPSADLIGQIEYMTDTLRKHSYKRPRGMYLPYFAWNPNVISNLQKCGVEYCLLDSRFFSKAGLNAFAPVCMEDGGKILFGIPATYEFENTDLQPAAFYDCLCNYASVVTETSLVVFLSRETAVRFLDKSKDKQSWMEEFYERVSATESVISLTHTGQIIKNKRIYQKGFIASNAIFSNQLVETSVKQLLANKQNVYAMYAKMIYVHSLVNQVRGDKARKNNSSLDLWKAESGILFNLDCKHKKYNRYLRQYCYRNLLLAEKQTRIPGAFTDSLTSLDFDLDGVKEFISQREHLNMYIHALGGKIFELDVFSAYKNYADICSEETGLFVDHLISSDELDIIKKGDFKTAVAKPVFCENLYQDVKVDRVKFELFMKTEGSFRSFNQLVSLRKQYSFNDRGVQVQYILKNESPFNLSAYFMVEIDLSVSPIEKKLPSVSVYADDQKYEASKEKNIFSKMSWIQIDEPEGKTVFTIESNEVAECIILPIYEKILEAKNPIMGIRNLFFWKVDLNSGFETEKMLFFKVDAKKSGKEK from the coding sequence GTGGAAAAAAACGGTAAAAAAAAACTGGAAATATGTTTTGCGGTTCACGCTGACTATAATATCATTGATGAGTTTTCAAAAGAAGATTATACCCAAGACTATAAAGATTTTTTTTCAAATTTATATTCTTCTCCATCTATTCCATTTACCCTTGCATTTAACGGCAGGTTTTTGGAATGGATACAGCGTAAAAACACCTCTTTTTTTGATGTGATTTACGAAATGCATAGCCGAAAACAAGTAGAAATATTGGGAAATCCCTTTTATGAGCCCTTTGTTTCGATGATTCCTTCTGCAGACCTCATAGGTCAGATAGAGTACATGACGGACACTTTGCGTAAGCACTCGTATAAAAGACCTCGCGGAATGTATCTTCCCTATTTTGCATGGAATCCCAATGTTATTTCAAATTTACAAAAATGCGGAGTGGAATATTGCCTGCTTGATTCCCGTTTTTTTAGCAAAGCCGGTTTAAATGCCTTTGCTCCTGTTTGTATGGAGGACGGCGGAAAAATCTTATTCGGTATTCCTGCGACATATGAATTTGAAAATACCGATTTACAGCCGGCCGCCTTTTATGACTGCTTATGTAATTATGCAAGCGTTGTTACCGAGACAAGTCTTGTAGTTTTCTTATCAAGGGAAACAGCGGTTAGATTTTTAGATAAATCGAAGGACAAGCAATCATGGATGGAGGAGTTTTATGAGCGTGTTTCCGCTACTGAATCTGTGATTTCGCTTACTCATACCGGACAAATCATTAAAAATAAAAGAATATATCAAAAGGGTTTTATAGCCTCAAATGCGATATTTTCGAATCAGCTTGTAGAAACTTCGGTAAAACAGCTTTTGGCCAACAAGCAGAATGTTTATGCCATGTATGCAAAGATGATTTATGTGCATAGTCTTGTCAATCAGGTCCGGGGCGATAAGGCCCGTAAAAATAACTCCTCATTGGATTTGTGGAAGGCTGAAAGCGGTATTCTTTTTAATTTGGATTGTAAGCATAAAAAATATAACAGGTATTTAAGACAGTACTGCTACCGAAATTTGCTTTTAGCCGAAAAACAGACTCGAATTCCCGGTGCTTTTACAGATTCTTTAACTAGTTTGGATTTTGATTTGGATGGCGTTAAGGAGTTTATATCCCAGCGGGAGCATCTTAACATGTATATTCACGCCCTTGGCGGAAAAATTTTTGAGCTTGATGTATTTTCAGCCTATAAAAACTATGCAGATATATGTTCCGAAGAAACCGGCTTGTTTGTGGATCATCTTATATCTTCGGATGAGCTTGATATAATTAAAAAGGGTGATTTTAAGACTGCTGTTGCCAAGCCCGTTTTTTGCGAAAATCTTTATCAGGATGTAAAAGTCGACAGGGTCAAATTTGAGCTTTTTATGAAAACCGAAGGAAGTTTCCGCAGTTTTAATCAATTAGTTTCCTTGCGCAAACAATACAGTTTTAATGATCGAGGTGTTCAAGTTCAATATATCTTAAAAAACGAAAGTCCTTTTAATCTTTCTGCTTATTTTATGGTTGAAATAGATCTGTCTGTAAGCCCTATTGAAAAAAAACTTCCGAGCGTTTCAGTATACGCAGATGATCAAAAATATGAGGCTTCTAAAGAAAAAAATATCTTCTCAAAGATGTCTTGGATTCAAATAGATGAACCCGAAGGAAAAACGGTTTTTACCATAGAATCGAATGAGGTGGCAGAGTGTATTATTCTTCCCATCTACGAAAAAATTCTTGAGGCAAAAAATCCGATTATGGGAATAAGAAATCTGTTTTTTTGGAAGGTCGATTTAAATTCCGGCTTTGAAACCGAAAAGATGCTTTTCTTTAAGGTCGATGCAAAAAAATCGGGAAAAGAAAAATAA
- a CDS encoding RnfABCDGE type electron transport complex subunit D: MKSYSNLSLTAAPFVYTRLPVLGINIAVLSLLGIQILILAITGDFYALLNIVISVMGVLFVENLLRYLASSKFVVSLELIISGLLIGFFMPAGIGFIFVFILSAFSVFIVKTIFGGTGRNWINPVAFAVCAAYISRPEAFPPMISDFALLSEKGSIFAVMEANGLVKLQTDFTVTSALNSLLLHGVGVTLPEGYISLFLNSTSSIPAFRYNIVTLAASIILFSIRAADYILPSVFLATYAFLVWTFGMVPVSNIYFAGDILSAVLTGGVLFAAFFVMTDPASSPKTKYGKAMSGFFTGVFAFFICAHGASPAGVFFAVILGNLISPLIEILEIKIQAKKRSIYE, from the coding sequence ATGAAATCTTACTCGAACCTGTCTTTGACTGCGGCTCCCTTTGTGTATACGCGTCTTCCGGTTTTAGGGATTAATATTGCAGTTTTATCTCTTTTAGGTATTCAAATTTTAATTCTGGCTATAACCGGCGACTTTTATGCTCTTTTAAATATTGTCATTTCAGTTATGGGAGTTTTATTTGTAGAAAATTTACTTAGATACTTAGCTTCCTCAAAATTTGTTGTATCTCTTGAACTGATTATTTCAGGTCTTCTGATAGGCTTTTTTATGCCGGCTGGTATAGGCTTTATCTTTGTGTTTATTTTAAGTGCTTTTTCGGTATTTATAGTAAAAACCATCTTCGGCGGGACAGGACGGAATTGGATAAATCCGGTTGCCTTTGCCGTATGTGCTGCATATATTTCCAGACCTGAAGCCTTTCCCCCTATGATTTCGGACTTCGCTCTTTTAAGCGAAAAAGGCAGCATTTTTGCAGTGATGGAAGCAAACGGTCTTGTAAAGCTTCAAACGGATTTTACCGTTACTTCTGCCCTTAATTCCCTTTTATTGCATGGTGTAGGTGTAACTCTTCCCGAAGGTTATATAAGCCTTTTTTTAAACTCGACATCATCAATTCCTGCTTTCCGTTACAATATAGTTACATTGGCAGCTTCAATAATTTTGTTTTCTATCAGGGCTGCCGATTATATTCTGCCTTCTGTTTTTTTGGCAACCTATGCATTTTTAGTGTGGACCTTCGGAATGGTTCCTGTTTCAAATATTTATTTTGCAGGCGATATACTGTCGGCAGTTTTAACGGGAGGCGTTTTATTTGCAGCCTTTTTTGTTATGACCGATCCTGCATCTTCTCCCAAAACAAAATACGGAAAGGCGATGAGCGGATTTTTTACCGGGGTTTTTGCCTTTTTTATCTGTGCACATGGAGCATCCCCTGCAGGAGTCTTCTTTGCCGTAATCCTAGGTAACCTTATTTCTCCTCTTATCGAAATACTTGAGATAAAGATACAGGCGAAAAAAAGGAGTATTTATGAATAA